From Macaca mulatta isolate MMU2019108-1 chromosome 3, T2T-MMU8v2.0, whole genome shotgun sequence, the proteins below share one genomic window:
- the LOC720392 gene encoding putative speedy protein E7, whose amino-acid sequence MFCGMEQILGKITTLLPEDKEESPQSNTSGYSLQEVVDDEVSGPSALGVDPSPSCRSLCWKRKREWLDQSDEEPEKELSPEPEETWVAETLCGLKMKLKRRRVSLVLPEHHEAFNRLLEDPVIKRFLAWDKDLRMSDKYLLAMVIAYFSRAGLFSWQYQRIHFFLALYLANDMEEDSETPKQNIIYFLYRKNRSQIPSFHKRRFQFFYSMRSGAEKKPSQKALFHKLRFQFFHSMHCRAWVSLEELEEIQAYDPEHWVWARDRATFPRAPGTMEA is encoded by the exons ATGTTCTGTGGGATGGAACAGATTTTGGGAAAGATCACGACCCTGCTGCCCGAGGATAAGGAGGAGAGCCCCCAGTCAAACACCTCAGGGTACTCCCTCCAGGAGGTGGTGGATGATGAAGTGTCGGGACCATCAG CCCTTGGGGTAGATCCCAGCCCCTCATGTAGGTCCCTTTGCTGGAAAAGGAAGAGGGAGTGGTTGGATCAATCTGATGAGGAGCCAGAGAAGGAGCTCTCCCCTGAACCTGAGGAGACCTGGGTGGCGGAGACGCTGTGTGGCCTCAAGATGAAGCTGAAGCGACGGCGAGTGTCGCTCGTGCTCCCTGAACACCACGAGGCCTTCAACAGGCTGCTTG AGGATCCTGTCATTAAAAGATTCCTGGCCTGGGACAAAGATCTGAGGATGTCGGACAAG TATCTCCTGGCTATGGTCATAGCATATTTTAGCCGGGCCGGCCTCTTCTCCTGGCAATACCAACGCATTCATTTCTTCCTGGCTCT CTACCTGGCCAATGACATGGAGGAGGACAGCGAGACCCCCAAACAAAACATCATCTACTTCCTGTACAGGAAGAACCGCTCTCAGATACCCTCGTTCCATAAGCGTCGGTTCCAGTTCTTCTATTCCATGCGCTCGGGGGCCGAGAAGAAACCCTCTCAGAAAGCCTTGTTCCATAAGCTTCGGTTCCAGTTCTTCCATTCCATGCACTGCAGGGCCTGGGTTTCCCTGGAGGAGTTGGAGGAG ATCCAGGCTTACGACCCAGAGCACTGGGTGTGGGCGCGAGATCGTGCCACCTTTCCTAGAGCTCCAGGGACCATGGAGGCCTGA